A genomic region of Candidatus Eisenbacteria bacterium contains the following coding sequences:
- a CDS encoding DegT/DnrJ/EryC1/StrS family aminotransferase has product MRTSLEPPVPLLDLGAVHGPLEDELTRDFERVLRSGQFILGPEHDAFETELAVACGVEHAIGIASGTAALSIALLALGLEPGDEVIVPAFTYFASASAVTSIGARPVFVDVEPERMGLNPAEVEAAITPRTRAIMAVHLYGLCCELDPLLELAARHSIPLLEDAAQAIGATDRGRPVGTASAGATLSFFPTKNLGGLGDGGAILTRDSAFASRARLLRVHGDAGNYSHVALGTNARLDALQAAFLRTKLRRLHAWTEARRAIAARYRQGLAGSPVGLPPELEIAKHTYHQYTIRAPMRDRLQTRLRERGIATRVYYPGTVPGQPCFAHLGYEPGAFPVSERLTREVLSLPIYPGLTMEQVDRVAREVRSFYAGAPAAEGIGGSA; this is encoded by the coding sequence ATGAGGACGTCTCTGGAACCGCCGGTTCCGCTCCTGGATCTCGGCGCGGTGCACGGTCCGCTGGAGGACGAGCTGACCCGGGATTTCGAGCGGGTGCTTCGGTCCGGTCAATTCATCCTCGGCCCCGAGCACGACGCTTTCGAGACGGAGCTGGCCGTCGCGTGCGGCGTGGAGCACGCGATCGGGATCGCGTCGGGCACCGCCGCGCTCTCGATTGCCCTTCTGGCGCTGGGTCTTGAGCCCGGCGACGAGGTGATCGTTCCCGCCTTCACCTATTTCGCGAGCGCGAGCGCGGTGACATCCATCGGGGCCCGTCCCGTTTTCGTCGATGTCGAACCGGAGCGCATGGGGCTCAATCCGGCTGAGGTCGAGGCCGCGATCACGCCCCGCACGCGCGCGATCATGGCGGTTCATTTGTACGGCCTTTGCTGTGAGCTGGACCCCCTTCTTGAGCTGGCGGCCCGGCACTCGATCCCGCTGCTGGAGGACGCGGCTCAGGCGATCGGCGCGACCGACCGGGGCCGTCCGGTCGGAACCGCGAGCGCGGGAGCGACGCTGAGCTTTTTCCCGACGAAAAACCTCGGCGGCTTGGGGGACGGCGGCGCGATTCTCACACGGGACTCGGCCTTCGCTTCGCGCGCGAGGCTTCTCCGGGTCCACGGCGACGCGGGTAATTACTCCCATGTAGCCCTGGGAACGAACGCGAGATTGGATGCGCTCCAGGCTGCTTTCCTTCGCACCAAACTGCGCCGGCTCCACGCCTGGACCGAGGCGCGGCGTGCGATCGCGGCGCGATACCGGCAGGGGCTGGCGGGGAGCCCGGTAGGGCTTCCGCCGGAGCTCGAGATCGCGAAGCACACCTATCACCAGTACACGATCCGTGCCCCGATGCGCGACCGGCTGCAAACGCGGCTTCGGGAGCGCGGAATCGCGACCCGGGTCTATTACCCCGGCACGGTGCCCGGACAGCCTTGCTTCGCGCACTTGGGCTACGAGCCCGGCGCCTTTCCCGTTTCGGAGCGTCTTACGCGCGAGGTGCTGTCGCTCCCGATCTATCCCGGCCTCACCATGGAGCAGGTGGATCGCGTCGCGCGCGAGGTACGCTCGTTCTACGCCGGGGCGCCGGCGGCCGAAGGAATCGGAGGCTCCGCATGA
- a CDS encoding VWA domain-containing protein, producing the protein MRFAEPWYLLLFIPFALTFWLARKRAAWRDPELGYSSLAALPPAAGIRARSARLLPGLRPLAVGLVLLAAARPQAGREMREVVSEGIDIMLAIDLSGSMRSEDFRPRNRLFVARQVAKEFVRGRVQDRIGLVAFAGRSELISPLTLDYDGLCSLIDGLDFGQLPDGTAVGAAIAQSAERLDRAPGKSKVLILLTDGINNAGPVDPVTAARLAKAVGVRIYAIGAGTQGAAPFPVDDPVLGRHYVWVASEVDEATLKEVARETRGRYFRATSAELLSQVYREIGALEPSRVEMRSYTQWAELGPRALALGGALLALELLLGFTVLNRYP; encoded by the coding sequence ATGCGATTCGCCGAGCCCTGGTATCTCCTGCTTTTCATCCCGTTCGCGCTCACATTCTGGCTCGCGCGGAAGAGAGCCGCGTGGCGCGATCCCGAGCTGGGCTATTCGAGCTTGGCCGCGCTTCCGCCCGCCGCGGGGATCCGCGCGCGGTCCGCGCGCCTGCTTCCAGGACTTCGGCCCCTGGCCGTCGGGCTCGTCCTCCTCGCGGCCGCGCGGCCCCAGGCGGGGCGCGAGATGCGCGAGGTGGTGAGCGAGGGAATCGACATCATGCTCGCGATCGACCTCTCCGGAAGCATGCGCTCCGAGGATTTCCGGCCGCGGAACCGCCTCTTCGTCGCGAGGCAGGTCGCCAAGGAATTCGTCCGCGGGAGGGTCCAGGACCGGATCGGGCTCGTCGCGTTCGCCGGGAGGAGCGAGCTGATCTCCCCGCTCACGCTGGACTACGACGGCCTGTGCTCCCTCATCGACGGGCTGGATTTCGGACAGCTGCCGGACGGAACCGCCGTCGGAGCGGCGATCGCTCAGTCGGCGGAACGTCTCGACCGGGCGCCTGGGAAAAGCAAGGTGCTGATCCTGCTCACCGACGGAATCAATAATGCCGGCCCGGTCGATCCGGTCACCGCGGCGCGGCTCGCGAAGGCGGTCGGGGTCCGCATCTATGCGATCGGCGCCGGCACGCAGGGCGCGGCCCCGTTCCCGGTGGATGATCCGGTGCTGGGGCGTCACTACGTGTGGGTCGCGTCCGAAGTGGATGAGGCGACCCTGAAGGAAGTGGCCCGTGAAACACGAGGGCGGTATTTCCGGGCGACCTCGGCGGAGCTTCTGAGCCAGGTCTACCGCGAGATCGGCGCGCTGGAACCCTCGCGCGTCGAGATGCGTTCCTATACCCAGTGGGCCGAGTTGGGGCCGCGCGCCCTGGCGCTCGGCGGCGCGCTCCTCGCGCTGGAGCTCCTCCTCGGATTCACCGTGTTGAACCGGTATCCTTAA
- a CDS encoding SDR family NAD(P)-dependent oxidoreductase gives MTAGSAFVTGGTGGLGRAVTGRFLRDGYRVAVTYRAEKEWEELKREHESSARTGSLLGLQSDVTQEESVRESVHAAARQLGDLRVLIHLAGGYRGGERLESVAESTVRGMIELNLISAFWAAKHVIPHVKQTAHGRLLFVSSRGAVECTPGAAAYAAAKLGLHALVQTLAKELKKEGVTANAILPSVIDTPPNRAAMPDADFSAWVPPDAVAALLAYLASHEAAWTSGALVPIYGRA, from the coding sequence ATGACGGCAGGGTCTGCCTTTGTGACCGGCGGCACGGGTGGTCTGGGGCGCGCCGTGACCGGTAGGTTTCTCAGGGATGGGTACCGCGTCGCGGTGACCTACCGCGCCGAGAAAGAATGGGAGGAGCTGAAGCGGGAGCACGAGTCGTCCGCGCGAACCGGCTCCCTCCTGGGTCTACAGTCCGACGTGACCCAGGAGGAGTCGGTGCGGGAGTCGGTCCACGCGGCCGCCCGGCAGCTCGGCGACCTGCGCGTCCTCATCCACCTGGCGGGAGGCTATCGTGGCGGCGAGCGTCTCGAGTCCGTGGCTGAGAGCACCGTGCGCGGCATGATCGAGCTCAACCTGATCTCGGCGTTCTGGGCCGCGAAACACGTGATCCCGCACGTGAAGCAGACGGCTCACGGGCGGCTCCTCTTCGTCTCCTCGCGAGGCGCGGTCGAGTGCACTCCCGGCGCCGCAGCGTATGCGGCGGCGAAGCTGGGACTCCACGCGCTCGTCCAGACCCTGGCGAAGGAGCTGAAGAAGGAAGGCGTCACCGCCAACGCGATTCTCCCGAGCGTGATCGACACTCCCCCCAATCGCGCGGCGATGCCCGACGCCGATTTCTCGGCATGGGTGCCGCCGGACGCGGTCGCCGCGCTCCTCGCGTATTTGGCGTCGCACGAGGCCGCATGGACCTCCGGCGCGCTCGTACCCATCTATGGGAGGGCCTGA
- a CDS encoding protein BatD — MRIRAAARRRPGIVIGKTGLIATALAVTLAAAALPRASWSGVSASGRLSIEATLEPDHVAPGEEATLTVRIRSAGLNLPDVDVRPLRNVEVQRAGTAQNFSMVQARVERTSTTVYRLIPRTEGLVSIPSLRISVGRDHAESAPLTLTVSRAAASRGAPPRPVRGAGTGPSGTPEVFVKATVDHPRVYWNQQLVLSLRLYSRVDIIGDVDWKAPGTKGFWSEGLGPPRQERVTLNGVEYAMMEIPTALFPTRTGALTIGPAQIRFRVARVIQPPDPWSMLAVPEVVPQDVALTSDPITITVDPLPPRAPSGFRGAVGDFRLALHVDGLTARAGEPVMARATIRGTGNIPTIRDPEIRALGAAREYVAGSSSRTDRSGDRLTGERETDVAFVADRPGVLVILPVRLVWFDPEARRYRSQASDSVKVQVLPGNLAESQAGRASPGPPILAAPRRASGPFGRLTLDPPDGGTAVFGFSVLAYGAAIAAGRIRARKHRDPRFLRLQSLAALLARDLARAESFASQNQPARAAALAENALRAGAGYRFDADVAGLPRGELTRILRSRGAGEGEISALESLFESLEGIAYAPPETRGADTKQALRAVRALLERYRGELAR; from the coding sequence ATGAGGATCAGGGCCGCCGCCAGGAGGAGACCGGGCATCGTGATTGGTAAGACCGGGCTCATCGCGACCGCGCTTGCGGTCACTCTTGCCGCCGCAGCGCTTCCCCGCGCCTCCTGGTCCGGCGTATCGGCGAGCGGCAGGCTCTCCATCGAGGCGACGCTCGAGCCGGATCACGTGGCACCGGGCGAGGAGGCTACCCTGACGGTGCGGATTCGCTCGGCGGGGCTCAACCTCCCCGATGTGGATGTACGGCCGCTCCGGAACGTCGAGGTACAGCGCGCGGGAACGGCGCAGAATTTTTCAATGGTCCAAGCGCGGGTGGAGCGCACGTCGACGACCGTCTACCGGCTCATCCCACGAACGGAAGGGCTGGTGAGCATTCCGTCGCTTCGGATCTCGGTGGGTCGCGATCACGCGGAATCGGCGCCGCTCACCCTCACCGTGTCGCGCGCCGCCGCGTCGCGGGGTGCCCCGCCGCGCCCGGTCCGCGGAGCCGGAACGGGTCCCTCCGGGACGCCGGAGGTTTTTGTCAAGGCCACGGTGGACCACCCGCGCGTCTACTGGAATCAGCAGCTCGTGTTGAGCCTCAGGCTCTACTCGCGGGTCGACATCATCGGCGACGTGGACTGGAAGGCGCCGGGCACGAAGGGCTTCTGGAGCGAGGGACTCGGGCCGCCGCGTCAAGAGCGTGTGACCTTGAACGGGGTGGAATACGCGATGATGGAGATTCCCACCGCCCTCTTCCCGACCCGCACGGGAGCCCTGACGATCGGCCCGGCCCAGATCCGCTTCCGCGTGGCCCGCGTCATCCAGCCGCCGGATCCATGGAGCATGCTGGCGGTGCCCGAGGTCGTACCTCAAGACGTGGCGCTCACCAGCGACCCCATCACGATCACGGTGGACCCGCTTCCGCCTCGGGCTCCCTCCGGTTTTCGCGGGGCGGTGGGGGACTTCCGCTTGGCGCTCCACGTGGACGGGCTCACCGCGCGCGCGGGGGAGCCGGTCATGGCACGCGCGACCATACGCGGGACGGGCAACATCCCGACGATCCGTGATCCGGAGATCCGCGCTTTGGGCGCGGCGCGGGAGTACGTGGCCGGCTCCTCGAGCCGGACCGACCGAAGCGGGGACCGGCTCACGGGAGAACGCGAGACCGATGTCGCCTTCGTCGCGGACCGGCCCGGCGTCCTCGTGATCCTGCCCGTGCGATTGGTCTGGTTCGATCCGGAGGCGCGACGCTACCGGTCGCAAGCATCCGACAGCGTGAAGGTGCAGGTCCTTCCCGGAAATCTCGCGGAATCCCAGGCGGGCCGCGCTTCACCCGGTCCGCCGATCCTTGCCGCGCCCCGGCGTGCGAGCGGCCCGTTCGGAAGGCTCACGCTGGACCCGCCCGACGGCGGCACGGCGGTCTTCGGTTTCTCGGTGCTCGCCTATGGCGCCGCCATCGCGGCCGGGAGGATCCGCGCGCGGAAACATCGGGATCCCCGATTCCTGCGTCTGCAGTCGCTCGCCGCGCTCCTCGCACGGGATCTCGCGCGTGCTGAATCCTTCGCGTCGCAGAATCAGCCGGCGCGAGCCGCGGCGCTCGCGGAGAACGCGCTTCGGGCCGGAGCCGGATACCGGTTCGACGCGGATGTGGCAGGTCTGCCACGGGGGGAGCTCACCCGCATTCTTCGCTCGCGCGGCGCGGGGGAAGGCGAGATCTCGGCGCTCGAATCGCTCTTCGAGTCGCTCGAGGGAATCGCCTACGCGCCGCCGGAGACGCGGGGCGCCGACACCAAGCAGGCGCTCCGCGCGGTCCGGGCTCTGCTCGAGCGCTACCGCGGAGAGCTCGCGCGGTGA
- a CDS encoding deoxyhypusine synthase, whose amino-acid sequence MGARKPEVRKGPKIAPDPVSSGMTVEQMVDSAFLAYNAARLREGCRLFAERMLEPDVTVGLTLSGALTPAGLGRSCLIPLLKNGFVDWMVSTGANLYHDTHFGIGLSMHQGRSNVDDVELRDRGIVRIFDIFFDYDVLLSTDAFFREVLRSPEFQKPMGTAEFHHRAGRYVLERERALGQKETSLLAQAHALDVPVYTSSPGDSSIGMNAAALALGGEPIQWDVFRDVNESAAIVHGAKKSGGKSAILILGGGSPKNFALQTEPQIQEVLGIAESGHDYFLQITDARADTGGLSGATPGEAVSWGKLDPNRLPDAVTAYVDSTIALPILTAYALGKRAARPLKRLYKRRDALLEAIRAAHLDATAGAAKESRS is encoded by the coding sequence ATGGGCGCACGAAAACCGGAAGTGAGGAAGGGGCCCAAGATCGCGCCCGACCCGGTTTCATCGGGCATGACGGTCGAGCAGATGGTCGACTCCGCGTTCCTTGCCTACAATGCCGCGCGCCTGCGCGAGGGCTGCCGCCTCTTCGCCGAGCGAATGCTCGAGCCCGACGTCACGGTCGGGCTCACGCTGAGCGGGGCGCTCACGCCGGCCGGGCTGGGCCGATCCTGCCTGATCCCTCTCTTGAAGAACGGGTTTGTGGACTGGATGGTCTCGACCGGGGCGAATCTGTACCACGACACCCACTTTGGAATCGGCCTCTCGATGCACCAGGGGCGGAGCAATGTGGATGATGTGGAGCTGCGCGATCGAGGCATCGTTCGCATATTCGACATCTTCTTCGACTACGACGTGCTCCTCTCGACCGACGCTTTCTTTCGCGAGGTGCTCCGCTCCCCGGAGTTTCAGAAGCCGATGGGAACCGCGGAGTTTCACCACCGGGCGGGCCGGTACGTGCTCGAGCGGGAGCGCGCCCTCGGGCAAAAGGAGACCTCGCTCCTCGCGCAGGCACACGCGCTCGATGTCCCGGTCTATACCTCCTCTCCCGGCGACAGCTCGATCGGAATGAACGCCGCGGCCCTCGCGTTGGGTGGGGAGCCGATCCAATGGGACGTGTTCCGCGACGTGAACGAGAGCGCCGCGATCGTCCACGGCGCCAAGAAATCGGGCGGAAAGAGCGCCATCCTCATTCTGGGAGGTGGATCTCCGAAGAACTTCGCCCTGCAGACGGAGCCCCAGATCCAGGAGGTTCTCGGAATCGCCGAGTCGGGGCATGATTATTTTCTCCAGATCACCGACGCCCGCGCGGACACCGGCGGTCTCTCCGGGGCGACCCCCGGGGAAGCGGTCAGCTGGGGAAAGCTCGATCCGAACCGGCTGCCCGACGCGGTCACGGCGTACGTCGATTCGACGATCGCGCTTCCGATCCTGACCGCCTACGCTCTGGGCAAGCGCGCGGCGCGCCCGCTGAAGCGGCTCTACAAGAGGCGGGACGCCTTGCTCGAGGCGATCCGCGCGGCTCACCTGGACGCGACCGCGGGCGCGGCCAAGGAGAGCCGGTCGTGA
- a CDS encoding VWA domain-containing protein — protein MRWSSPQLIHLLWIVLGVALLAWVAARERFRTERSLGDPEALRALSGEAGSRTRAWRIGLSLTALALAGLGLMRPQSGFRLVTTTALGVDAVIALDLSRSMDAPDLRPDRLSAAKREALSLLTALEGSQIGLVTFAGSAKIVSPLSTDREGLASIVETASTRNMDRPGTDLGAALTLAARLLARPGERPRAIVLFSDGENLEGDPGRALQSVRRAGARLYTIGLGTPEGTTIPVVDTTGAVRDVKRDAEGRIVITRLDEKTLRSLAEQGGGRYERADGTGRAALRLVEPIRSGGAYEAKGRSIRAYNERFPWFAAAAGVLLVMERLVPRRRR, from the coding sequence ATGCGCTGGTCCTCACCGCAGCTCATCCATCTGCTCTGGATCGTGCTCGGGGTCGCGCTCCTGGCATGGGTCGCGGCTCGCGAGCGGTTCCGCACCGAACGATCGCTCGGCGATCCGGAAGCGCTGCGGGCGCTGAGCGGGGAAGCCGGATCGCGTACCCGGGCGTGGCGCATCGGTCTTTCGCTCACGGCGCTCGCGCTGGCGGGCCTCGGGCTGATGCGGCCGCAGTCGGGGTTTCGCCTCGTGACAACCACGGCGCTCGGAGTCGATGCCGTGATCGCGCTCGACCTTTCGCGGAGCATGGACGCACCCGATCTCCGTCCGGATCGGCTCTCGGCCGCCAAGCGCGAGGCGCTGTCCCTTCTCACCGCGCTCGAGGGGTCGCAGATCGGGCTCGTGACGTTCGCGGGGTCGGCCAAGATCGTGAGCCCGCTCTCCACCGATCGCGAGGGGCTTGCGTCGATCGTGGAAACCGCGAGCACGCGGAACATGGATCGGCCGGGAACGGACCTGGGCGCGGCGCTGACGCTCGCCGCCCGCCTGCTGGCGCGGCCGGGGGAGAGACCGCGGGCCATCGTGCTCTTCTCGGACGGAGAAAACCTCGAAGGGGATCCGGGTCGCGCCTTGCAGAGCGTGAGGCGCGCGGGCGCGAGGCTCTATACGATCGGCCTCGGGACTCCCGAGGGGACGACGATCCCGGTGGTGGATACGACCGGCGCCGTGCGCGATGTGAAGCGCGACGCCGAGGGCAGAATCGTGATCACGCGGTTGGATGAGAAAACGCTCCGGAGCCTGGCGGAGCAGGGAGGAGGGCGATACGAGAGGGCGGATGGAACAGGACGGGCAGCGCTCCGACTCGTCGAGCCGATCCGGTCCGGAGGAGCCTACGAGGCGAAGGGGCGCTCGATCCGCGCGTACAACGAACGCTTTCCATGGTTTGCCGCGGCGGCGGGCGTGCTGCTCGTGATGGAGCGGCTCGTGCCGCGGCGGCGTCGATGA
- a CDS encoding DUF58 domain-containing protein, translated as MITPELLAQVRRLTIRSRRAVEEVFAGAYRSAFRGKGLEFSEVREYVAGDDVRTIDWNVTARHGRPFVKRFDEERELTVVLALDLSGSLRFGSTARTKRNTAAEAGALLALAASRNRDRVGLLLFTDRVELYLPPSKSRARSLRIVRDLVAFEPRGTGTDLHGALAFLGRVLRRRAVLFLISDWFAESFDRPLNLLARRHEIVAVEVQDPLEEDLPARGLIQVRDLETGVTRTVNLGSAGARREWRGTRARRQRVLKEVLTRARADRIRVTCGSPVAPELVRHFEQRAFRR; from the coding sequence GTGATCACGCCGGAGCTTCTGGCCCAGGTCCGGCGCCTCACGATCCGAAGCCGCAGGGCGGTGGAGGAGGTCTTCGCGGGCGCCTACCGGAGCGCGTTTCGGGGGAAGGGGCTCGAGTTTTCGGAGGTGCGCGAGTACGTCGCCGGGGACGACGTGCGCACGATCGACTGGAACGTCACCGCCCGGCACGGCCGGCCGTTCGTGAAGCGATTCGACGAGGAGCGCGAGCTCACGGTCGTCCTGGCCCTGGACCTCTCCGGATCGCTGCGGTTCGGAAGCACGGCGAGAACGAAGCGCAACACGGCGGCGGAGGCGGGCGCCTTGCTCGCGCTCGCCGCGAGCCGCAATCGCGACCGTGTGGGGCTTCTCCTCTTCACCGACCGGGTCGAGCTCTACCTTCCTCCATCCAAGAGCCGGGCGCGGTCGCTCCGGATCGTGCGGGATCTCGTCGCGTTCGAGCCCCGCGGCACGGGCACCGACCTCCACGGCGCGCTCGCCTTCCTCGGACGCGTGCTCCGCCGCCGCGCGGTTCTCTTCCTCATTTCGGATTGGTTCGCGGAATCCTTCGACCGGCCCCTGAACCTCCTCGCCCGCCGGCACGAGATCGTGGCGGTCGAGGTCCAGGATCCGCTCGAGGAGGACCTTCCCGCGCGGGGTCTCATCCAGGTCAGGGACCTCGAGACCGGTGTGACCCGGACGGTGAACCTGGGCTCCGCGGGCGCGCGGCGCGAATGGCGGGGCACCCGGGCCCGCCGGCAGCGGGTGCTCAAGGAAGTGCTCACGCGCGCGCGCGCGGACCGGATCCGTGTCACGTGCGGCTCGCCGGTCGCGCCCGAGCTGGTCCGGCATTTCGAGCAGCGCGCCTTCCGGCGCTGA